In a genomic window of Gambusia affinis linkage group LG04, SWU_Gaff_1.0, whole genome shotgun sequence:
- the LOC122829050 gene encoding aly/REF export factor 2-like, protein MADKMSMSLDEIIKMNKREGRGGQGGGFRRGGSSGRAGGSSRPPVAARSRENNFHRDRNNRAAPYTRPRELPDKWQHDMFEENESGGSTVPERRVDGSSKLLISNLDFGVSDSDIKELFEEFGPIKTASVHYDRSGRSKGVADVYFVNKADAIKAMKNYNGVPLDGRPMKIQQESSEVQTQSSSGGFDRSRLGQPRFERRPGGSSGGFRGRGRGGERKPQLSAEELDAQLDAYKSESQMDTS, encoded by the exons ATGGCTGATAAGATGAGCATGTCTCTGGATGAGATTATCAAGATGAATAAGAGAGAGGGCCGCGGCGGACAAGGAGGAGGCTTCAGGCGGGGAGGAAGTTCAGGTCGAGCCGGTGGATCGTCGAGGCCGCCGGTGGCGGCGAGGAGCCGAGAGAACAACTTTCACCGCGACAGGAACAACAGAGCAGCTCCTTACACCAGA CCCAGAGAGCTGCCAGACAAATGGCAGCATGACATGTTTGAGGAGAATGAAAGTGGAGGAAGTACAGTACCAGAAAGAAGAGTAGACGGTAGCAGCAAGCTTCTGATTTCTAATCTGGATTTCGGCGTTTCTGATTCCGATATTAAG GAGCTGTTTGAAGAATTTGGCCCCATAAAGACTGCATCGGTACACTATGACCGGTCGGGCCGGAGTAAAGGAGTGGCAGATGTCTACTTTGTAAATAAAGCTGATGCCATCAAAGCCATGAAGAATTATAATGGTGTTCCTCTTGATg GCCGTCCTATGAAAATCCAGCAAGAATCATCAGAAGTTCAAACGCAGAG CTCAAGCGGAGGTTTTGACCGCAGCAGGCTCGGTCAGCCCCGGTTTGAAAGAAGACCAGGTGGGAGCAGTGGAGGTTTCAGAGGTCGAGGGAGGGGAGGTGAAAGAAAACCCCAGCTGTCAGCAGAGGAGTTAGATGCTCAGTTGGACGCTTACAAGTCAGAG agTCAGATGGACACCAGTTAA
- the LOC122829051 gene encoding rho GDP-dissociation inhibitor 1-like, protein MAEDEVTPEQLAAIAAENEEPEPVNYKPPAQKSVKEIQELDKDDESLRKYKEALLGPGITEADPNAPNVQVTRMSLVCESAPNPLVLDLQGDLEAFKKQAFVLKEGVEYKIKISFKVNKEIVSGLKYVQQTFRKGMKIDKSDYMVGSYGPRPNEYDFLTTIEEAPKGMLARGNYVIKSKFTDDDKHDHLSWEWNLNIKKDWND, encoded by the exons ATGGCTGAGGATGAGGTGACCCCAGAGCAGCTAGCAGCCATTGCCGCCGAAAATGAGGAGCCAGAGCCAGTAAACTATAAACCACCAGCGCAGAAGTCTGTGAAAGAGATCCAGGAGTTGGATAAAGATGACGAAAGTCTACGCAAATACAAAGAAGCCCTGCTTGGCCCCGGGATCACTGAAGCTG ATCCAAATGCTCCTAATGTCCAGGTGACCCGAATGTCTCTCGTTTGTGAAAGTGCACCAAATCCCCTGGTCCTGGACCTGCAAG GAGACCTAGAAGCCTTTAAGAAGCAGGCCTTTGTGCTAAAGGAGGGAGtagaatacaaaataaaaatcagctttaaG GTGAACAAGGAGATTGTTTCAGGCCTGAAGTACGTGCAGCAGACATTCAGGAAAGGAATGAAAA TCGACAAGTCAGACTACATGGTGGGCAGCTACGGCCCGCGCCCGAATGAATACGACTTCCTGACCACGATAGAGGAGGCTCCTAAAGGCATGCTGGCCCGCGGCAACTACGTCATCAAATCCAAGTTTACCGACGACGACAAGCATGACCACCTGTCCTGGGAGTGGAACCTCAACATCAAGAAAGACTGGAACGATTAA